One Camelina sativa cultivar DH55 chromosome 3, Cs, whole genome shotgun sequence genomic window carries:
- the LOC104773861 gene encoding E3 ubiquitin-protein ligase RHA2A, with amino-acid sequence MGLQGQLSDVSSDSIPLMLLSLLAVFINHLRSFLLRLTANSSNPNLPVDDVSIASGLANIIVLADQLSLNRLFSYRCDGNGGGGSEDCVVCLSKLKEGEEVRKLECRHVFHKECLEGWLHHLNFTCPLCRSALVSDACVSKTQRRVGRDLISCFSLH; translated from the coding sequence atggggcTACAAGGTCAGCTAAGTGACGTCTCTTCCGATTCAATCCCTCTTATGCTCCTCTCTCTCCTCGCCGTATTCATCAACCATCTCCGATCTTTTCTTCTCCGTCTCACCGCTAATTCTTCAAACCCTAACCTCCCCGTCGACGACGTCTCGATAGCGTCGGGGCTAGCCAACATCATCGTCCTCGCGGATCAGCTGAGCTTGAATAGGCTCTTCTCGTACCGGTGCGACGGaaacggaggaggaggatctgAGGATTGCGTGGTGTGTCTGTCGAAACTGAAGGAAGGTGAAGAGGTGAGGAAGCTGGAATGTCGACACGTGTTCCACAAAGAGTGTTTGGAAGGATGGCTTCACCATCTCAATTTCACTTGTCCTCTCTGTAGATCTGCTTTGGTCTCTGACGCTTGCGTCTCCAAAACGCAGCGTCGCGTCGGGAGGGATttgatctcttgtttctctctcCACTGA
- the LOC104773866 gene encoding uncharacterized protein LOC104773866, translating to MEQFEADPYYADQKRARKLEAWRQAIADGDLGMPRICPCGERIVNEISPTETEKKRWFTCVKYKDDGLHRRKNWADAIEEETQTLRKDVDNHWERLKEFEPHHTQIYNLQMQLKEKSDEIAKLREEVALLTTRVDLLDRLCFD from the exons ATGGAACAATTTGAGGCCGACCCATACTATGCTGATCAGAAGAGGGCGAGGAAGTTAGAAGCGTGGCGACAAGCCATAGCCGATGGTGATTTGGGCATGCCTCGAATTTGCCCATGTGGCGAACGAATCGTCAATGAGATCTCtccaacagaaacagagaaaaagagatggtttacTTGCGTTAAGTAtaag GATGATGGATTGCACAGGCGGAAAAATTGGGCTgatgcaattgaagaagaaacccaaacCTTAAGGAAGGATGTTGATAACCAttgggagagattgaaggaatTTGAACCCCATCATACTCAGATCTATAATTTGCAGATGCAGCTTAAGGAGAAGAGTGACGAGATTGCCAAACTAAGGGAGGAGGTGGCGTTGCTTACCACTCGAGTCGATCTCCTGGATAGATTGTGTTTCGATTGA
- the LOC104773847 gene encoding lipid phosphate phosphatase 2 — translation MPEIQLGAHTIRSHGVTVARFHMHDWLILLLLIVIEIVLNVIEPFHRFVGQDMLTDLRYPLQDNTIPFWAVPLIAVVLPFVVIAVYYFIRNDVYDLHHAVLGLLFSVLITGVITDAIKDAVGRPRPDFFWRCFPDGIGIFHNVTRDVLCTGNKDVVKEGHKSFPSGHTSWSFAGLGFLALYLSGKIRVFDRRGHVAKLCIVFLPLLVAALVGVSRVDDYWHHWQDVFGGSIIGLTVATFCYLQFFPPPYDPDGWGTHAYFQMLADSRNDVQNSAGMNHLSVRQTELENVYVDRDETSVELPRSSNTRDTTRMLENR, via the exons ATGCCTGAAATTCAATTGGGGGCTCATACAATAAGATCCCATGGAGTCACAGTGGCGAGGTTCCACATGCATGACTGGCTCATTCTTCTCCTGCTTATCGTCATcgaaattgttttgaatgtcaTCGAACCCTTTCATCGCTTTGTTGGTCAGGATATGCTCACTGATCTCAGATACCCTCTTCAAGACAATACCATTCCCTTTTGGGCTGTCCcg TTGATAGCTGTTGTGCTCCCCTTTGTTGTCATTGCCGTTTACTACTTCATCAGAAATGATGTTTATGACCTGCATCATGCAGTTTTAG GTCTTTTATTCTCTGTTCTCATAACTGGTGTCATAACCGATGCTATTAAGGACGCTGTAGGTCGACCTCGTCCTGACTTCTTTTGGCGTTGTTTCCCTGATGGTATAGGG ATCTTTCACAACGTCACAAGGGATGTTCTGTGTACTGGAAATAAGGATGTGGTCAAAGAGGGACACAAAAGCTTCCCCAGCGGCCACACGTCTT GGTCGTTTGCTGGTCTAGGATTTCTAGCCTTGTACTTGTCTGGAAAAATCAGGGTGTTTGACCGGAGAGGGCATGTTGCAAAGCTCTGCATTGTATTCCTACCTCTACTGGTTGCAGCATTGGTTGGTGTATCCCGAGTTGATGACTATTGGCATCACTGGCAAGATGTGTTTGGAGGATCTATCatag GATTAACGGTGGCTACGTTTTGTTATCTGCAATTCTTCCCTCCTCCGTACGATCCAGATG GTTGGGGAACTCATGCGTACTTCCAGATGCTTGCAGACTCGAGAAACGATGTCCAAAATTCAGCAGGAATGAATCATCTAAGCGTGAGGCAGACAGAACTGGAGAACGTGTACGTTGATCGAGATGAGACCTCCGTGGAATTACCAAGAAGCAGCAACACGCGAGACACAACCCGTATGCTTGAGAACCGCTAA
- the LOC104773824 gene encoding uncharacterized protein LOC104773824 isoform X1, whose protein sequence is MSTMPPQFPLEIRSALRWASSTVSFFRPVTTVAPPSFRHRTSLFPPPRCCFSSSSVKLPTKPSLCTADELHYVSVPNSDWRLALWRYLPPPQAPTRNHPLLLLSGVGTNAIGYDLSPGCSFARHMSTQGFETWILEVRGAGLSTRVSDLKDVEDSAHQLSNQMESTARAAAGKDDTCSDEKQASDIVDSAPASDVPVDVGEATTAWDESQLVSRLTSTFMRLSERLSGFLSEGQSVFMSAKLFDKIAMLVDDTQLYERFNDIRSKLLSLIESKQNSGLVSQIRELAQRLVNLFDDGQKSVSPPLIDLQERLTTTIEDFQKQLDLIVKYDWDFDHYLEEDVPAAIEYVRAQCKPKDDKLFAIGHSMGGILLYAMLSRCAFEGREPSVAAVATLASSVDYTTSDSALKLLIPLANPAEALSVPVVPLGALLAAAFPLSTRPPYVLSWLNDLISSTDMMHPEMLEKLVLNNFCTIPAKLLIQLTTAFREGGLRDRSGKFYYKDHLPGTSVPVLALAGDRDLICPPAAVEDTVKLFSENLVTYKLLGEPEGPHYAHYDLVGGRLAVEQVYPCITEFLSHHDFA, encoded by the exons ATGTCCACCATGCCTCCTCAATTCCCTCTGGAGATCCGCTCAGCTCTCCGCTGGGCTTCCTCCACCGTCTCTTTCTTCCGTCCCGTCACCACCGTCGCTCCTCCTTCTTTCCGTCACCGCACGTCGCTTTTTCCACCACCGAGatgttgtttctcttcttcctctgttaaGCTCCCCACGAAACCGTCTCTTTGCACTGCCGACGAGCTTCATTACGTCTCTGTTCCTAACAGCGATTGGCGTCTCGCTCTCTGGCGTTACTTGCCTCCTCCTCAG GCTCCTACGAGGAATCATCCGTTGTTACTATTGTCTGGAGTAGGAACTAATGCCATCGGTTACGATTTATCTCCTGGT TGTTCTTTTGCAAGACACATGTCTACTCAGGGATTTGAGACGTGGATTCTCGAAGTTCGTGGAGCCGGGTTGAGTACACGAGTATCTGATCTTAAAGATGTGGAGGACTCTGCTCACCAATTGTCTAATCAGATGGAGTCTACTGCTAGAGCTGCTGCAGGTAAAGATGATACTTGTTCTGATGAAAAGCAGGCTAGTGATATCGTGGACAGTGCACCAGCGTCGGATGTTCCAGTTGATGTTGGTGAAGCCACCACGGCTTGGGACGAGTCACAACTTGTGTCGAGATTGACATCAACGTTCATGCGTTTGTCAGAAAGGCTGTCTGGCTTTCTCAGTGAAGGTCAGTCAGTGTTCATGTCTGCTAAGTTATTTGACAAAATTGCAATGCTTGTAGATGATACACAGCTGTACGAGCGCTTTAATGACATTAGATCGAAGCTTTTGAGTCTGATTGAGTCAAAGCAAAACTCAGGACTTGTAAGCCAAATCAGAGAATTGGCCCAGCGCCTCGTTAATCTTTTCGACGATGGTCAGAAGTCTGTCTCGCCTCCATTGATTGATTTACAAGAGCGCCTCACTACAACCATTGAAGATTTTCAGAAGCAACTGGATTTGATAGTTAAATATGACTGGGATTTTGATCACTACCTGGAAGAGGATGTCCCTGCTGCG ATTGAGTATGTAAGAGCGCAATGCAAGCCCAAGGACGATAAACTATTTGCAATTGGGCACTCCATGGGGGGTATCCTACTCTATGCAATGCTGTCACGTTGTG CTTTTGAAGGACGAGAACCCTCCGTGGCAGCTGTGGCAACGCTGGCATCATCGGTTGATTACACAACTTCAGATTCTGCACTCAAATTGCTCATACCCCTT GCCAATCCTGCGGAAGCTCTGAGTGTTCCAGTTGTTCCGTTGGGCGCTCTGTTGGCTGCCGCTTTTCCTCTTTCAACACGTCCTCCATATGTATTATCTTGGCTTAACGATTTGATATCATCAACAGATATGATGCACCCTGAAATGTTAGAAAAGCTTGTCTTGAATAACTTCT GTACCATACCTGCAAAACTTCTTATTCAGCTGACAACAGCCTTTCGAGAGGGAGGCTTACGTGATCGTAGTGGTAAATTTTACTACAAGGATCATCTTCCCGGAACCAGTGTCCCTGTCTTAGCTCTTGCAGGTGATCGGGACTTAATCTGTCCCCCTGCGGCTGTGGAAG
- the LOC109130245 gene encoding uncharacterized protein LOC109130245 produces MSTMPPQFPLEIRSALRWASSTVSFLRPVTIVAPPSFRHRTSLFPPPRCCFSSSSVKLPTKPPLCTADELHYVSVPNSDWRLALWRYLPPPQAPTRNHPLLLLSGVGTNAIGYDLSPGCSFARHMSTQGFETWILEVRGAGLSTRVSDLKDVEESAHQLSNQIESTARAAAGKDDDTCSDEKQASDIVDSAPASDVPVVAGEATTAWDESQLVSRLTSTFMRLSERLSGFLSEGQSVFMSAKLIDKIAMLVDDTQLYERFNDIRSKLLSLIESKQNSG; encoded by the exons ATGTCCACCATGCCTCCTCAATTCCCTCTGGAGATCCGCTCAGCTCTCCGCTGGGCTTCCTCCACCGTCTCTTTCCTCCGTCCCGTCACCATCGTCGCTCCTCCTTCCTTCCGTCACCGCACGTCGCTTTTTCCACCACCGAGatgttgtttctcttcttcctctgttaaGCTCCCCACGAAACCGCCTCTTTGCACTGCCGACGAGCTTCATTACGTCTCTGTTCCTAACAGCGATTGGCGTCTCGCTCTCTGGCGTTACTTGCCTCCTCCTCag GCTCCTACGAGGAATCATCCGTTGTTACTCTTGTCTGGAGTAGGAACTAATGCCATCGGTTACGATTTATCTCCTGGT TGCTCTTTTGCAAGACACATGTCTACTCAGGGATTTGAGACATGGATTCTCGAGGTTCGTGGAGCAGGGTTGAGTACACGAGTATCTGATCTCAAAGATGTGGAGGAGTCTGCTCACCAATTGTCTAATCAGATAGAATCTACCGCTAGAGCTGCTGCAGGTAAAGATGATGATACTTGTTCTGATGAAAAGCAGGCTAGTGATATCGTGGACAGTGCACCAGCGTCGGATGTTCCAGTTGTTGCTGGTGAAGCCACCACGGCTTGGGACGAGTCACAACTTGTGTCGAGATTGACATCAACTTTCATGCGTTTGTCAGAAAGGCTGTCTGGCTTTCTCAGTGAAGGTCAGTCAGTGTTCATGTCTGCTAAGTTAATTGACAAAATTGCAATGCTTGTAGATGATACACAGCTGTACGAGCGCTTTAATGACATTAGATCGAAGCTTTTGAGTCTGATTGAGTCAAAGCAAAACTCAGGA